Part of the Anopheles bellator unplaced genomic scaffold, idAnoBellAS_SP24_06.2 scaffold02456_ctg1, whole genome shotgun sequence genome, CATCATGGCGTTACGCTGGGTTCAGGATCACATCGCGGCATTCGGAGGCGATGCGGGCAGCGTCACGATCTACGGTGAATCGGCTGGTGCTGCTATTGTCGACCTGCTCCTCCTATCGCCACTGACGGGTGGATTGTTCCACCGCGCGATCGCTAGCAGCGGATCGCCCTTCAACTCGTGGGCCTTCCAACCGAATCCAGTCCATTACGCGAAACGCTTGGCGGAAGTACTGGACCTGGAGACCACCGATACGACTGCTATGGTGGCAGCTCTCCGGCTGGTTCCGTACAGGGCGTTGATCGAGCAACAGGAAGATGTGTACTCGAGTGCACCACTACTGGGGCCTCTCGATTTTGGTCCGGTTGTCGAGCCACTAGACGCTCCCGGACCAATCGTCCTGCCACGGACGCCGATGGAGCTCATCGAGGACGGTGCGTACCAGGCGGTTCCTCTGTTGACTGGGTTCAACAACTTGGAGTCGATACTGTTAA contains:
- the LOC131214786 gene encoding liver carboxylesterase 1-like, with the translated sequence MIPNESEDCLFLNVYTPSSSSGQRPVLVFIHGGGYSAGFGDEGLYGSQYFMTEDVVVVTFNYRLGVLGFFSSGDQAAAGNWGLKDCIMALRWVQDHIAAFGGDAGSVTIYGESAGAAIVDLLLLSPLTGGLFHRAIASSGSPFNSWAFQPNPVHYAKRLAEVLDLETTDTTAMVAALRLVPYRALIEQQEDVYSSAPLLGPLDFGPVVEPLDAPGPIVLPRTPMELIEDGAYQAVPLLTGFNNLESILLIVQEDFTSTFNAHPHLLVPMAWNISE